CATCCTTTAACTCATCTTCTGGTGAATTTCTTGAGCCTGGACCCCTGCGTCATCCACTCTTGGCGTTCTCAGTGCATCACCTGCTCCACGAAGGTTGTTTGGTGACAGTTAAGCTGACCCAGCCGAGTTGGTCACACCATTTCACAAACACGCATGTTCCGTCTTCCTTTCCAGCCAGAGTGGTCACCTGCAGGTCAGTATGTCTGCCATCCCTCTGCCTGGTCTCCAAGGACCCCGCGAGAGCCTGTCCACAGAGCCTTCCCTGACCGTGCcagccctccccttccttctcgaACTCTGGTTTCTGAGGGTGATGATGTGTTTGTCCTGgcagattagtggttgttggCTGCAGTGCACACTGGACACACCTGTGGCTCCTAAGGAGGattctgtatatgtatatatgtatctccaAAAGATATGcgttttataaaacatttattatacataatattttcaGGCTAGGACTATAAATTACAGGTACCCTAGACAACACCTGCATGCTATAAGTTTTGTTTGATGGCATCTTGTTGAATGTAACTAAACTGAATTTTGCAAGAAGATTTTTGTGCAGGCCAAATCTGTGGTCTTGCTAATGTCACCCTTCTTTACCTGCAGGCCAGGGAGCAGTAAATCGTGGCTGTGGACCCCACATCTGCTCAGCCCGCTCCCTTGCGCAGCTGTCTGGTGGCTTTTGAGTGATGCTGGCAGATCTGAGTGCTTGTGACAGAGACTATGAGCCCTGCAGATCCTAAAACATTTACTGTCTGGCCTTTCACAGAGAGAGGCCGCCGACACCTGCTCTACATGAGCATTTACGTAGGACAGCGTGCTGTGCGCTCCGTGTGGGAGTGGGACGGCTCCCCGAGACCCGTGGCTGCGCTGTGTTCTGCTTCTTTCCTCCTtagcctcttctctctctctctctctgccgtgAGCCAGAGGGGTGAACGTTCACAAACCTTCCATGCCAAGCCCCTCCTCTCTGCGCAGACCGAGCCCCACAATGAAAGCTGTGAGCATCTTGTTAAATTTGGGCTGGGAGTATAATTCTGGTCAGTTATGGCTACTTGAAAACAATGCTGCAGCTAACTGTGTCTTTGTTCACCTTCCAGGAACCAATGAATTCCACCAGCATCTACGATTCAAACGAGGATTATTTTGGGTTGGTGAATAGTTCAGACTATACACTGGATGATGATAGCTTTCTCTGCTCCTTGCAGGAGGTCAGAAAGTTCTCTGGGCTGTTTGTGCCACTCGCTTACTCCTTGATATGTGTCTTTGGCCTCCTGGGCAATATTTTGGTGGTGGTCACCTTTGCTTTTTATAAGAAAGCCAAGTCCATGACGGACGTTTATCTCCTGAACATGGCCATCGCGGACATACTGTTTGTCCTTACTCTCCCGTTCTGGGCGGTCAACCATGCTACTGGCGAGTGGGTCTTCAGCAACGCCATGTGCAAACTGACTCGGGGCATCTACGCCATCAACTTCAACTGCGGGATGCTCCTCCTGacctgcatcagcctggaccgcTACATCGCCATCGTGCAGGCCACCAGGTCTTTCAGGCTCCGGTCCAGAGCGTTAGCCCACCACAAAGTGATCTGCCTCGTCGTGTGGGCAGTGTCTGTCCTCATCTCCAGCCCGACGTTCACGTTCACCCAGAAGTACAGGCTGCAGGGCGGCGAGGTGTGCGAGCCCAGGTACCACGCCGTCTCGGAGCCCGTCAGGTGGAagctgctggtgctgggcctTCAGCTCCTCTTCGGCTTCTTCATCCCCCTGGTGTTCATGGTGTTTTGCTACATGTTTATTGTCAAGACCTTGGTTCAGGCTCAGAATTCCAAACGGCACAAAGCCATCCGCGTGATCGTCGCGGTGGTCCTGGTGTTCCTGGCTTGCCAGATCCCGCACAACATGGTGCTTCTGGTGACTGCCGTCAACCTGGGGAGGACGGGCCGCTCCTGCAGCAGCGAGAAGGTGATGGGCTACGTCAAGAACGTCACCGAAGTCCTGGCGTTCCTGCACTGCTGCCTCAACCCCGTGCTCTACGCCTTCATCGGCCAGAAGTTCAGAAGCTACTTCCTGAAGATCATGAAGGACCTGTGGTGCGTGCGGAGAAAGCACAAGTCGCTGGGCTTCTCGTGTTCCCGGCTGCACTCGGAAACCTTCACCTCGCGGCAGAACAGCGAGACCGTGGACAACGACAACCCGTCCTCCTTCACCATGTGACGCCCCCAGAGCCCGGTGCGGACAGGCCGCCGGACGACACGGGAGTGCACGGGGCAGGGGCGGCTAAGCACGAGCGAGCCGGGGCCCTTCCCGCAGGACCGGGGCTGCCCGTGCTCCGGGTGCCGGCGGGCTCCCGTGTGCGCCGTCCCCCAGGCCCACTCGGCCAGGCCAGGGAGGCTCTGGGACTCCAGGGGACCTGCCAGCTGGTGTTCCACAAAGCAGGATTTGGGAAATGCTGGGTTAAAATGAATTGCTTACAAGTGTGAAACCTTTCAAAAGTACGCATGCAGCAGTCCCAGACCACAAGGTCTTCTGGTCATTGCCAAAAatcacatggcttaaaaaaaaaaactggaaaaaaaaacccaaaaccagaTAAAAGCCCTCACATGACTCATCTGAGTCAAAATGTTACACATGCTTCCCATCGCAACAGTTCCTGCCGGTCAGTGGGAGCGGCAAAGCGGGCCGGCTTGAGTTTTACCTCGCTGCCTTGTGGCGCACTCGACCGGCGGGCGACGGCAGAAAGCAGAGAGGAACAAGCCTGATGACAGAAGAGGTGACTGTGTGAGGGCGAGTGGCGGCTGTCACGGTGGACAGGGCAGCTGAGAAACTTTCCCTGAGAAAGTTTTCTGTAATCGGTCATTTTCCTCTAAAAATCCCGTGAAGACGGACGCATACAGCATACAGGAGGGGCTTAATAAAAACAGCATTTGTTCAACAAAACATAATGAAATTGGAGTTTATAGTGCAGCTTAAAATGTTAggcatttaaaacttaaaaaaatagaatacttaaaaaaaaaagggcaaagaaaTTTACTGAGACGATGATGAGAACCCTTTTGTTTGCTTCCACCCTGGAGTTGAGGAAGGACACGTTGCTGGGCTGGGCGGTGTTTGGCCGCGGTGAGCCTCAGGTCAGTGGGCGGGGCTCGCATCACCTCGGCTTCTGCAGTAAAGCGGTTTTTGCCTAACGCCTGGGGCTAACTATGGAAGCAGATGTCAACAGTTCTTCCACTTCGTTGAAAGTTCATAAAACTCAAGTtttgaaagtgctttgtaaacataCGAACCTAAGTGGAAAAGTATCGGCACATACTACAAAAACGCAAATTAGACAGACGCTGCCGTGTTTAATCCTGACAGACGTGTTACTTGACGCTTCCTCCTGTCCTTGTGAGCGTCAACTCCGTCTCTGTACGAAATTCAACATGATCTCTTAAGATTcaaagtctgtattttttaaaacacgttttggcttttgtgaaacaAAACTGTTCCATGCGCGGAGGAGGAATCGTCGTCCAGGCTCAGTGTTCCGAACGGGAGACCGTGGTTTTCAAGGGGCCCCACGCCCTTCAAATCTGTTAGTGTTTGACTCCAGAAGTCCAAGGCGGCGGCGCTCAGACGCTTCTTTCGGTGTGACCAGCGCACTGACACCACCTACGGAAGTGTTTCTCCACCAGCACGGACACATCTCGCTGATCTGGCGCAGATGGAAACCAGCTCTTCTGTATCTAAATCTCCAGATGAGTGCAGCTTGCTTCTTTATGCAAAAACCCCTTTAAAATTTCAGCCATAAGGAATAAAGATGTTCCTAAAATGGAGTGTGTGCTTTATTTCATTAAATGATATCATTCTCCCTCGCTGCCTTGGGTGTCAGATCAGGGGCGTGGGCACTGCTTGCTGCTGCAGTGGCTGGCACCCCAGGGACCAGcgctgctggggcctctgctccTGTGTTCAGCAACTCTGGATTGCCCTTCTCCTCACCAATTTTCCGGATTTTCTCTCACTGTCGGGCTCTGGCTGGACCCTCAGCGTGTGCCTTCGGTCTTTCCTCTAACTCTGCGAACATTGTTCTGCTGCATTTAGAGAACCAGCTGTCTGCACGTGTCAGAACTGTGTGTTCATAGGGACAGTGAGTGAGTGCCTGCCAGTTTGTTATGAATAAATCGGCCATATCCACATGCATAAATTCATTGCATCTGCTCGCgcatgtgtgtttatgtataatCGCATCTGCGCACTGACCAGAAGACGGTTTTTCTTGGTTCCTGTTACAAAGTAGTTGGGATGGTCCCCATCAGCTATTTCTGGGTAACTGAGGTTTTACTTACGTAAATCTCAACAAAGGTGAAAATTCAGGCACTGAACTATTATGTTGCAAGTTGCAGGCTGATTTGCTTCTGAGGACAGACAGGCCAACTTTTGAGTGAGGCCAGGAAAGTACAATGTTTCAAGATCCTTTTAAGATTTTCAACAGTGCGTGCAAATTCCAGGCATCTGGACGCAGCAGGACAGAGAGTCTGGCCTGAGTGAATTCAGCGTGCACGCCTACCGTGTACCGGCGTAGTGGCTTGGGAGCACCCCAGTGACAACCTGGCAGACCCGGCTGCTCAAGCGGCACAAACTGGTTTCTCACAGTCTGCGACCCAGGCGGGGGCAGTGCTGGCTGCTCCCGAGGTCTGTCTCCTTGGCCTACACttggccgtcttctccctgtgtccccacACGGCCGTCccccgtgtgtgtctgtgtcctgatcgCCCTTCTTGCAGGGACACCagtcctgtgggattagggtTGCCCCTAACGCTGTCATTTTACCCTGGTCACCTCTCTAGGGCCCtccctccaaatacagtcaccttCTAAGAAGAGGGGCCAGAGCTCccacatgtgaatttgggggccCAAGTCCCCCTCGCCCAGAACAGCCAGTTTTCTGAAGGCAGAGAAGCTTTCATGTTCTCATTAGTTTCAAATGCGTGCGACTTCACTCCCAGGGAGCGTCCTCCTTTGTAATAAGCTGAGTTCCAGGCGGTCGGTCCCACCCGGGTCTCAGTTTTCAGGTGGATTTCAGGTGGGCGTGAAGACAGCAGGCGGCAGTGTCCTGGGCAACCTCACCTGCCCGTCAACCCGCACGGCAGCGGCACTCCAGCGCCTCCCACGCCGGCTCTGAGGGTCTTCGGTGCCACATTCCAGTGCCGGTCGCCGCCCTCCATCCCGCCTGGGGGACGGGCGgctccccgctccccaccccagcctggtcCAGCTCTGCCGGGCAGTGGGAATTTCCCCAAACCAGGGCCACTTCTGGGCTCTTTTCTCTGGGACCTCAGGGGGTTGGCAGCAGCTGTGGCTGCAGAAGGCAGTCATGACGGTGCTGGTGGAGGCCGGGACCCcgctctgcccacccccttgtATAAACAGGGCCTTCCTGGCTTGAGACTTTGTCTCTGTTATCTAATCCGACCCCCAGAGCATCCCGTTCTGTCCCTCACAGCGCTGGGGAGCGAGGTGCTGGTTCACCGTCACCGTGGATCTCCCTGAATCACTGTAGCCCCCACAAAGTCTGACTCCCCCAATGCAGCCTGCACTCTGCTCGCTGCCCTGTGGGAATCAGAGGTCCCCGCTGTCTTTGTGCTCAGGGATTCACATGAGGGAAGGCTCTAGAACCCAGGGCTCAGAATGACCAGCTGTGACTTATTTTCCCATCTTATGATTCAGTACATACACCTGTAACACTGCAAACTGCCGGACTGCATTCTCACGTTCTTCCTTGACATGCATTTGCTAATACAATATTTCCCTGATGTTTTGCTGAGGTGGATCTATAACAGAGCTAGAGGTCACAGCTGCATCTTTTCTAACCCCTTGATTTATTTATCTCTTATATTAGAGCCCAGATAGACACTGCAGCCTGGCCACCAGAGGCCACTGTCCTCAACCCCAGGCGGTCCTCCTGGTGTAAAGGGGCTGCTCTAGCTCCCTccatcacactttcatcccagccaacaggaggaggaaaagggggaggCAGTGGCCTTTTCTTTAAGGGTGTAACCTGGAAGTTGTGGGGATCACTTCTCCCAGCCTACTGGACTTAACTTGGTCAAGTGCTAACAACCAGATGAGAGAAAGCCAGGGAGACGCCTTCTGCTGGGCAACCATGTATCTGCACACATGCAATAACAGTGAACAGACTGTAATTTGTCACTGTGAACTGTTATTCTGTGGGACAGGAGAGACGCTGGAGAAATGAACTTCAGTGGAAGGCAGGGCAGCTGCACACCTCACTTCAAAAAAAGAGCACAGTtgtgaattttaaagaaataattcaaaCTGCAGTAAAAGAACAAGAGCACAAGTGGGGACGGATTTGGCTAAAGCCTCTGAGAAAAGGGACAGcccagcctctctctgcctgcGAGAGGCCCCCCGCCCACTTCACCCACCACCACCGGGGCATCTGGAACTGGTCAGTCTAAATTTTCCAAGCACTGTAATTGGAATTAGGGTTaatattttaatgagaaaatttcctttctttgcctCACTTAGAAAGATTAGCTggattctttaaataaaaatttgcatttaaaaaggaCATTGGAGGAGTCCCTCTTCTGACCTGCCCCTTGGGTGATAGACTAGCACATCCGCTCGCGCGAGTGGTAAACAAATGCGTTTATGAGATGCCGCCAGGCATTCAGGAG
This sequence is a window from Vicugna pacos chromosome 8, VicPac4, whole genome shotgun sequence. Protein-coding genes within it:
- the CCR6 gene encoding C-C chemokine receptor type 6 isoform X3, translated to MNSTSIYDSNEDYFGLVNSSDYTLDDDSFLCSLQEVRKFSGLFVPLAYSLICVFGLLGNILVVVTFAFYKKAKSMTDVYLLNMAIADILFVLTLPFWAVNHATGEWVFSNAMCKLTRGIYAINFNCGMLLLTCISLDRYIAIVQATRSFRLRSRALAHHKVICLVVWAVSVLISSPTFTFTQKYRLQGGEVCEPRYHAVSEPVRWKLLVLGLQLLFGFFIPLVFMVFCYMFIVKTLVQAQNSKRHKAIRVIVAVVLVFLACQIPHNMVLLVTAVNLGRTGRSCSSEKVMGYVKNVTEVLAFLHCCLNPVLYAFIGQKFRSYFLKIMKDLWCVRRKHKSLGFSCSRLHSETFTSRQNSETVDNDNPSSFTM
- the CCR6 gene encoding C-C chemokine receptor type 6 isoform X2, which codes for MQEPMNSTSIYDSNEDYFGLVNSSDYTLDDDSFLCSLQEVRKFSGLFVPLAYSLICVFGLLGNILVVVTFAFYKKAKSMTDVYLLNMAIADILFVLTLPFWAVNHATGEWVFSNAMCKLTRGIYAINFNCGMLLLTCISLDRYIAIVQATRSFRLRSRALAHHKVICLVVWAVSVLISSPTFTFTQKYRLQGGEVCEPRYHAVSEPVRWKLLVLGLQLLFGFFIPLVFMVFCYMFIVKTLVQAQNSKRHKAIRVIVAVVLVFLACQIPHNMVLLVTAVNLGRTGRSCSSEKVMGYVKNVTEVLAFLHCCLNPVLYAFIGQKFRSYFLKIMKDLWCVRRKHKSLGFSCSRLHSETFTSRQNSETVDNDNPSSFTM
- the CCR6 gene encoding C-C chemokine receptor type 6 isoform X1, yielding MTIRKYILLGEPHGCCACLGRRGGREPDSSLWITAFLKEPMNSTSIYDSNEDYFGLVNSSDYTLDDDSFLCSLQEVRKFSGLFVPLAYSLICVFGLLGNILVVVTFAFYKKAKSMTDVYLLNMAIADILFVLTLPFWAVNHATGEWVFSNAMCKLTRGIYAINFNCGMLLLTCISLDRYIAIVQATRSFRLRSRALAHHKVICLVVWAVSVLISSPTFTFTQKYRLQGGEVCEPRYHAVSEPVRWKLLVLGLQLLFGFFIPLVFMVFCYMFIVKTLVQAQNSKRHKAIRVIVAVVLVFLACQIPHNMVLLVTAVNLGRTGRSCSSEKVMGYVKNVTEVLAFLHCCLNPVLYAFIGQKFRSYFLKIMKDLWCVRRKHKSLGFSCSRLHSETFTSRQNSETVDNDNPSSFTM